The Akkermansia muciniphila genome contains a region encoding:
- a CDS encoding exosortase system-associated protein, TIGR04073 family, translating to MKRAIISALFAAGAIGVASADIQAPPASEYTPTRKLGRAIANLIYSVEEIPLGVINWTSREGDYAGFSVGIVDGTATMLERMGYGIYELVTFWAPTYKCTYKPPYQGRCGMSGLKEYNPNGGLSEFPAELSFQSYYKYSRQQRD from the coding sequence ATGAAACGTGCCATCATCTCAGCTCTTTTTGCCGCCGGCGCCATCGGTGTCGCCAGTGCGGACATTCAGGCTCCTCCCGCTTCCGAATACACCCCCACCCGCAAGCTGGGCCGCGCCATCGCCAACCTCATTTATTCCGTTGAGGAAATTCCGCTTGGAGTGATCAACTGGACCAGCCGTGAAGGCGACTATGCCGGTTTTTCCGTGGGCATTGTTGATGGCACCGCTACCATGCTTGAACGCATGGGCTACGGCATCTATGAGCTGGTCACGTTCTGGGCCCCCACTTACAAGTGCACGTACAAGCCCCCTTATCAGGGACGTTGCGGCATGAGCGGCCTTAAGGAATACAACCCCAACGGCGGCTTGAGCGAATTCCCGGCGGAACTCAGCTTCCAGAGCTACTACAAGTACTCCCGCCAGCAGCGCGACTAA